The following are encoded in a window of Bradyrhizobium guangdongense genomic DNA:
- a CDS encoding flotillin family protein, producing the protein MSGILVGELILWLIVAVIVIVVGVYIVNWLYQRSSKEVSFVRTGFLGERVVINGGAFVMPFIHAYTPVNMNVLPMGIVRSRQDAVITRDRMRVDIEADFYVRVQPTREAVSIAAATLGRRTMEPEQLHALLAGKFISAIRSVASEMTMEEMHERRGDYVARVKTNAAEALAQNGLELESVAITDLDQTDLEFFNPSNRFDAEGLTRLMEEIEQRRKLRNDIEQDSMIKIRTRNLEAERQALEIERESETARLEQERDIEMRRALQRTEVARERALRETEAEQAQISAREAIERARIANDQAIAEARIASERETRQKEIERTRTIEEKELLAREEIEKTRIANQRSIDTTRIASEREVRQREIERMRTVEEAEIAAREAIEKARIQQDRVVTDARIANEEETRRREIERSRAVDEAEIAAREATEKARIAQTLIVNVERISSDERTRALEIQQVRTIQEAEIEAQRAVEAARIARERTLAAERIAAEQSTRQLEIERNQALDVAGIAARETTEASRIAQEERVRSLEIARNRAVEEADIASREAIEAARIAQEKAVAAERIQAERETRALEIERTGVLEAAELKRRDAIERQRITVDLALEAERINSSKKREVLNIEQKKAIEIADEDRVIALSVKKSERIDADRQVRQAEIVARKEVETTDVSREQALEAARLERRRAIEQLEVARVQSLQEAEIASREEVERARIASDRGLDEARIGRERELRKLEVNREKEVETVLMEKAIAIHQKSLEESAARAAAEEARMRATEAAERVVTARESEIAKRRKTVEVLLAEKQAEETRIAADAERVRAAVEAEAQRMLNEAENVLTDQARYSLFRRKLLDKIEGIVRESVKPMEKIEGIRILQVDGLNGNGNGGNGGRSATDEVIDSALRYRVQAPLIDSILSDIGVEGGSLAKMPGLIREARDMQGIKDSARKGGGDKSAAAPPAAEGGGEPPAERGPRKKS; encoded by the coding sequence ATGTCAGGGATCCTGGTCGGCGAGCTCATCCTCTGGCTGATCGTCGCTGTTATCGTCATCGTGGTCGGCGTCTACATCGTCAATTGGCTCTATCAACGCTCCTCAAAGGAGGTGTCGTTCGTCCGGACCGGTTTCCTCGGTGAACGCGTGGTGATCAACGGCGGCGCCTTCGTGATGCCCTTCATCCACGCCTACACGCCTGTGAACATGAACGTGCTGCCGATGGGCATCGTACGCTCGAGGCAGGATGCCGTCATCACGCGCGACCGCATGCGCGTCGACATCGAGGCGGACTTCTATGTCCGCGTGCAGCCGACCCGCGAGGCCGTCTCGATTGCGGCCGCAACGCTCGGGCGCCGCACCATGGAGCCGGAGCAACTCCACGCGCTGCTCGCCGGCAAATTCATCTCCGCGATCCGCTCCGTCGCTTCCGAGATGACCATGGAGGAGATGCATGAGCGGCGCGGCGATTATGTCGCCCGGGTCAAGACCAATGCGGCGGAAGCCCTCGCCCAGAACGGTCTCGAACTCGAATCCGTCGCCATCACCGATCTCGACCAGACCGACCTTGAATTCTTCAACCCCTCGAACCGCTTCGACGCCGAAGGCCTGACCCGGTTGATGGAGGAGATCGAGCAAAGGCGCAAGCTGCGCAACGACATCGAGCAGGACTCGATGATCAAGATTCGAACCCGCAATCTGGAAGCCGAACGGCAGGCACTCGAGATCGAGCGGGAAAGCGAGACGGCGCGACTGGAGCAGGAACGCGACATCGAGATGCGACGCGCGCTGCAGCGCACGGAAGTTGCCCGCGAAAGGGCCCTGCGCGAGACCGAAGCCGAGCAGGCACAGATTTCGGCGCGCGAAGCCATCGAGCGCGCGCGCATCGCCAACGACCAGGCGATTGCCGAGGCCCGCATCGCCTCGGAGCGCGAGACCCGTCAGAAGGAGATCGAGCGGACCCGCACCATCGAGGAGAAGGAGCTGCTGGCGCGCGAGGAGATCGAGAAGACAAGGATCGCCAACCAGCGCTCGATCGATACCACCCGCATCGCCTCCGAGCGCGAGGTCCGTCAACGCGAGATCGAGCGGATGCGAACCGTCGAGGAGGCCGAGATCGCCGCGCGCGAAGCCATCGAGAAGGCTCGCATCCAGCAGGACCGGGTCGTGACCGATGCCCGCATCGCCAACGAAGAGGAGACGCGGCGCCGCGAGATCGAGCGCTCCCGTGCCGTGGACGAGGCCGAGATCGCCGCGCGCGAGGCGACCGAAAAAGCGCGTATCGCCCAGACCTTGATCGTGAATGTCGAGCGTATCTCCTCGGACGAGCGCACCCGCGCGCTGGAGATTCAGCAGGTCCGCACCATCCAGGAGGCCGAGATCGAGGCGCAGCGCGCCGTCGAAGCCGCCCGCATCGCCAGGGAGCGGACGCTCGCCGCCGAGCGCATCGCCGCCGAGCAGAGCACGCGGCAACTGGAAATCGAGCGCAACCAGGCGCTCGACGTCGCCGGCATTGCCGCGCGCGAGACCACGGAGGCCAGCCGAATCGCCCAGGAAGAGCGCGTGCGCTCGCTCGAGATCGCTCGCAACCGCGCCGTCGAAGAAGCCGACATCGCCTCGCGCGAGGCGATCGAGGCGGCCCGTATCGCTCAGGAGAAGGCAGTTGCGGCCGAGCGGATCCAGGCCGAACGCGAGACCCGCGCGCTCGAAATCGAACGGACCGGCGTCCTCGAAGCGGCCGAGCTGAAGCGGCGCGACGCAATCGAGCGCCAGCGCATCACGGTCGATCTCGCGCTGGAGGCCGAACGGATCAACTCGTCCAAGAAGCGCGAGGTGCTCAATATCGAGCAGAAAAAGGCGATCGAGATCGCGGACGAGGACCGCGTCATCGCCCTCTCGGTGAAAAAATCCGAGCGGATCGATGCGGACCGCCAGGTTCGGCAGGCGGAGATCGTCGCCCGCAAGGAGGTCGAGACCACCGATGTCTCGCGCGAGCAGGCGCTGGAAGCCGCGCGGCTCGAGCGGCGGCGCGCCATCGAGCAGCTCGAGGTCGCGCGCGTCCAGTCGCTGCAAGAAGCCGAGATCGCCTCGCGCGAAGAGGTCGAACGCGCCCGCATCGCCTCCGACCGTGGCCTCGACGAGGCCCGGATCGGTCGCGAGCGCGAGCTGCGTAAGTTGGAGGTCAATCGCGAGAAGGAGGTCGAGACGGTCCTGATGGAAAAGGCGATCGCCATTCACCAGAAGTCGCTCGAAGAATCCGCTGCCCGGGCCGCGGCCGAAGAGGCCCGCATGCGCGCGACGGAAGCGGCCGAGCGCGTCGTCACCGCCCGCGAGAGCGAGATTGCCAAACGCCGCAAGACGGTCGAGGTGCTGCTCGCTGAGAAGCAGGCTGAGGAGACGAGGATCGCCGCGGACGCCGAGCGTGTCCGCGCCGCAGTCGAGGCTGAGGCGCAGCGGATGCTCAACGAGGCTGAGAACGTGCTGACGGATCAGGCGCGCTACTCGCTGTTCCGCCGCAAGCTGCTCGACAAGATCGAGGGCATCGTGCGCGAGAGCGTCAAGCCGATGGAAAAGATCGAGGGCATCCGCATCCTGCAGGTCGATGGTCTCAACGGCAATGGCAATGGCGGCAATGGCGGCCGCAGCGCCACCGACGAGGTGATCGACTCCGCGCTGCGCTACCGCGTCCAGGCGCCGCTGATCGACTCCATACTGTCCGATATCGGCGTCGAGGGCGGCAGCCTTGCCAAAATGCCGGGCCTGATCCGCGAGGCTCGCGACATGCAAGGCATCAAGGATTCCGCACGCAAGGGCGGTGGCGACAAGTCGGCGGCAGCGCCGCCTGCGGCTGAAGGTGGCGGTGAACCGCCGGCCGAGCGCGGTCCGCGCAAGAAGAGCTGA
- a CDS encoding SRPBCC family protein translates to MARVYVSTVVKARNDRVWARVRDFNGLPNWHPAIAESRIEGGEPADKIGCVRDFRLRNGDRIREKLLGLSDYDMFCTYSILESPMGVENYVATLRLTPVTDGDQTFVEWTAEFDCAPEREAELVGNIGGGVFQGGFDALKRVFGG, encoded by the coding sequence ATGGCCCGCGTCTACGTCTCCACCGTCGTCAAAGCGCGCAACGATCGCGTCTGGGCGCGCGTGCGCGACTTCAACGGATTGCCGAACTGGCATCCCGCGATTGCCGAAAGCCGGATCGAGGGCGGCGAGCCCGCGGACAAGATCGGCTGTGTGCGCGACTTTCGCCTGCGCAACGGCGACCGCATCCGCGAGAAGCTGCTGGGCCTCTCCGATTACGACATGTTCTGCACCTATTCGATCCTGGAATCGCCGATGGGCGTCGAGAACTACGTCGCGACCTTGCGCCTCACGCCGGTCACCGACGGCGATCAGACCTTCGTGGAATGGACAGCCGAGTTCGACTGCGCGCCGGAGCGCGAGGCCGAGCTCGTCGGCAACATCGGCGGCGGCGTGTTCCAGGGCGGGTTCGATGCCCTCAAGCGCGTGTTTGGAGGCTGA
- a CDS encoding SRPBCC family protein has protein sequence MPHIVKSTILNAPTDAAWALLRDFNGHDHWHPAVATSSIERAHPSDKIGCVRRFKLRDGAELREQLLALSDLEQSFSYCLLDTPIPMFNYVAHVRLLPVTDGDRTFWHWESRFTTRPEDRDRITHMVAEDIYQAGFDAIRRHLKEAA, from the coding sequence GTGCCGCACATCGTCAAGAGCACCATCCTCAACGCGCCGACGGATGCGGCGTGGGCGCTGCTGCGCGATTTCAACGGGCATGATCACTGGCATCCGGCGGTTGCGACCTCTTCGATCGAGCGCGCGCATCCTTCCGACAAGATCGGTTGCGTCAGGCGGTTCAAGCTGAGGGACGGCGCCGAGCTGCGCGAGCAATTGCTCGCCTTGTCGGACCTCGAACAAAGCTTCAGCTACTGCCTGCTCGATACTCCGATCCCCATGTTCAACTACGTCGCCCATGTCCGCCTGCTGCCGGTCACCGACGGCGATCGCACCTTTTGGCACTGGGAGTCGCGCTTCACCACCCGGCCCGAGGATCGCGACCGCATCACCCACATGGTTGCCGAAGACATTTACCAGGCCGGGTTCGACGCAATCCGCCGGCATCTGAAGGAGGCCGCCTAG
- a CDS encoding branched-chain amino acid ABC transporter permease produces the protein MSVTHDAPIQVRNSAATAQRPAVRGWPDIDNPAAWIVAVILLIMPLIANGFFLIEIFATTLILGTIALSLMFLAGYGGMVSLMQLTIAGFCAYMVAVFGVSGNANISLGWPWWLAVPMALTLATLFGTLGGALAVRTEGIYTIMITLAIGAAFYYFTNQNWAIFNGHTGINNVATPHFWDVDWRADIPFYYVVLAIAALCYFAVDYISRAPFGLALQGVRDNPRRMAALGFNVNAHRVAAYAVASFIAGLAGVLQVWNYRQISPGSVSVGACIDILIIAVVGGITRPVGPYIGALVFVLLRTFALDFLVKIGLDGNRFRLLIGLGFLAIVFWSSDGVIGLWQRWRRSHRLQPDPAGGGRRHG, from the coding sequence ATGTCGGTCACCCACGATGCGCCCATTCAGGTCCGAAACTCCGCCGCGACGGCGCAGCGGCCGGCCGTGCGTGGCTGGCCCGACATCGACAATCCCGCGGCCTGGATCGTGGCGGTCATTCTCCTGATCATGCCCCTGATCGCCAACGGCTTCTTCCTGATCGAGATCTTTGCGACTACGCTGATCCTCGGCACCATCGCGCTCAGCCTGATGTTTCTCGCCGGCTATGGCGGCATGGTCAGCCTGATGCAGCTAACCATCGCGGGCTTCTGCGCCTACATGGTCGCGGTGTTCGGCGTCAGCGGCAACGCCAATATCAGCCTGGGCTGGCCGTGGTGGCTGGCGGTGCCGATGGCGCTGACGCTGGCGACGCTCTTCGGCACGCTCGGCGGCGCGCTCGCGGTGCGGACCGAGGGCATCTACACCATCATGATCACGCTCGCGATCGGCGCGGCCTTCTATTACTTCACCAACCAGAACTGGGCGATCTTCAACGGCCACACCGGCATCAACAATGTCGCGACGCCGCATTTCTGGGACGTCGACTGGCGGGCGGACATTCCCTTCTATTATGTCGTGCTTGCGATCGCCGCGCTCTGCTATTTCGCGGTTGACTACATCTCCCGCGCGCCGTTCGGCCTGGCGCTGCAGGGCGTCCGCGACAATCCCCGCCGCATGGCCGCGCTCGGCTTCAACGTCAATGCGCATCGCGTCGCAGCCTATGCCGTCGCCTCTTTCATCGCGGGCCTCGCGGGCGTGCTGCAGGTCTGGAACTATCGCCAGATCTCGCCGGGCTCGGTCAGCGTCGGCGCCTGTATCGATATCCTTATCATCGCCGTGGTCGGCGGCATCACGCGGCCGGTCGGGCCCTATATCGGCGCACTGGTCTTCGTGCTCCTGCGCACCTTCGCGCTCGACTTCCTGGTCAAGATCGGGCTCGACGGCAACCGTTTCCGCCTGCTGATCGGACTCGGCTTCCTCGCCATCGTGTTCTGGTCGTCGGACGGCGTGATCGGCCTGTGGCAGCGCTGGCGTCGGAGCCATCGTCTTCAGCCGGATCCCGCGGGCGGAGGGCGCCGCCATGGATAG
- a CDS encoding branched-chain amino acid ABC transporter permease gives MTRFVERHPAWALIVIIAVAVALWLIFAVWPPGLEEAIGRKRVFLNALFNGITLGGLYFLVASGFTLIFGLMRNVNLAHGSLYLFGGYVGYAISASTGSWILSFIVAFILTALVGVLLQVLVFRRMEGQDLRQTMVTIGLSIVFADLMLWACGGDFYQIQTPNWLIGPIELPLITAVKSSGEPVYLRYPLVRLVIFLASVIIGIAMWLALNRTRIGMIIRAGVDDRDILAATGVRIQVVFVLVFALGAGLAGIAGVVGGTFQSLSPGEDIRFLLASLVVVIVGGMGSIPGAALGALIIGLAEQLGSVYIPTYAIVVTFLIMVLVLALRPQGLLARR, from the coding sequence ATGACCCGCTTTGTCGAGCGCCATCCTGCCTGGGCGCTGATCGTCATCATCGCGGTCGCCGTGGCGCTGTGGTTGATCTTCGCGGTGTGGCCGCCCGGCCTCGAAGAGGCCATCGGCCGCAAGCGGGTATTCCTCAACGCGCTCTTCAACGGCATCACGCTCGGCGGCCTCTATTTTCTCGTCGCCAGCGGTTTCACGCTGATCTTCGGCCTGATGCGCAATGTGAACCTCGCGCACGGCTCGCTCTACCTGTTCGGCGGCTATGTCGGCTACGCCATCAGCGCCTCGACCGGCTCCTGGATCCTGTCTTTCATTGTGGCCTTCATCCTGACGGCACTGGTCGGCGTGCTGCTTCAGGTCCTCGTATTTCGCCGCATGGAGGGCCAGGATCTGCGCCAGACCATGGTGACGATCGGGCTCTCGATCGTGTTCGCCGATCTCATGCTGTGGGCCTGCGGCGGCGACTTCTACCAGATCCAGACACCTAACTGGCTGATCGGTCCGATCGAGCTGCCGCTGATCACCGCGGTGAAATCCTCGGGCGAACCGGTTTACCTGCGCTACCCGCTGGTACGCCTCGTGATCTTCCTGGCTTCCGTGATCATCGGCATCGCGATGTGGCTCGCGCTCAACCGCACCCGGATCGGAATGATCATCCGCGCCGGCGTCGACGATCGCGACATTCTCGCCGCGACCGGCGTGCGTATCCAGGTCGTCTTCGTGCTGGTCTTTGCGCTCGGCGCCGGCCTTGCCGGCATCGCCGGCGTGGTTGGCGGCACCTTCCAGTCGCTCTCACCCGGCGAGGACATCCGCTTCCTGCTCGCCTCGCTCGTCGTCGTGATCGTCGGCGGCATGGGCTCGATCCCGGGGGCCGCGCTCGGCGCGCTGATCATCGGCCTCGCCGAGCAGCTCGGCTCGGTCTACATCCCGACCTACGCCATCGTCGTGACCTTTCTGATCATGGTGCTGGTGCTGGCGCTTCGGCCGCAGGGCCTGCTTGCGAGGCGCTGA
- a CDS encoding ABC transporter ATP-binding protein has translation MDSVAQRLSAVGAGAALELRGVTRLFGALAALTDITITVRPGERRAVLGSNGAGKTTLFNCITGDFPPTSGTIRFFGEDVTHFPPYERIRRGLRRTYQISALFPGLTVQENVYLACRGVSRGRFSFLRPGQNDALMHAADNLVQAVHLSAVKDQRVAELAHGQQRQLEIALALAGAPRFVLFDEPAAGLSPTERGELVEILTSLPDHIGYIIIEHDMDVALRVVESVTMMHNGRIFKEGVPEEIQSDPEVQELYLGGGHE, from the coding sequence ATGGATAGTGTCGCCCAGCGCCTTTCCGCAGTCGGTGCCGGTGCGGCGCTCGAGCTGCGCGGCGTCACCCGGCTGTTCGGCGCACTGGCGGCGCTCACCGACATCACCATCACGGTGCGCCCCGGCGAACGGCGCGCCGTGCTCGGCTCCAACGGCGCCGGCAAGACCACGCTGTTCAACTGCATCACCGGCGACTTCCCACCGACATCAGGCACGATCCGCTTTTTCGGCGAGGATGTCACGCACTTCCCGCCCTATGAGCGCATCCGCCGCGGGCTCAGGCGCACCTATCAGATCTCCGCGCTGTTCCCGGGCCTCACCGTGCAGGAAAATGTTTACCTCGCCTGCCGCGGGGTCTCGCGCGGCCGGTTCTCGTTCCTGCGGCCTGGGCAGAACGATGCGTTGATGCACGCCGCTGACAATCTGGTGCAGGCGGTGCATTTGAGCGCGGTGAAGGACCAGCGCGTCGCCGAGCTTGCGCATGGACAGCAGCGTCAGCTCGAGATCGCCTTGGCGCTCGCAGGTGCGCCGCGCTTCGTGCTGTTCGACGAGCCGGCCGCCGGTCTCTCGCCGACCGAACGCGGCGAGCTGGTGGAGATCCTCACCTCGCTGCCGGACCATATCGGCTATATCATCATCGAGCACGACATGGACGTGGCGCTGCGCGTCGTCGAGAGCGTGACGATGATGCATAACGGCCGCATCTTCAAGGAGGGCGTGCCGGAAGAGATCCAGTCCGACCCCGAGGTGCAGGAACTCTACCTCGGAGGCGGCCATGAGTGA
- a CDS encoding ABC transporter permease: MSDVRRSPAALEVRGLDVYYGHSHALQGVDLSLDTGVFSVVGRNGMGKTTLCKAIMGLVPVSGGSIRVRGEDITRRPPAQIARLGVGYVPQGRRLWRSLSVDEHLRLAGGMRAGAWTVERIYDTFPRLAERRDHGGGQLSGGEQQMLAISRALLTNPHLLIMDEPTEGLAPVIVAQVEEMLIQLGEDGDMSVLVIEQNIGVATAISRNVAIMVNGRINRIIDSVRLAADRELQQRLLGVGLHAELEPDIDAPAADSDSKPAPQPARSSGPIRIYISNPVTPTRWSQPVPIGRIEAAARTLSTQVARLDETARRRREPVTTEASGPPVVLVVGTLDTKGTELRFIRDIIAETGLRTRLVDVSTSGKHGTCDVSAQEIALNHGRGGSAVFGPDRGVAVTAMADAFANWIKRQGNIAGVISAGGSGAASLVAPAMRALPVGVPKLIISSVASGDVGPYVGPADITMMYSVTDVQGLNSISRAVLSNGAHAIAGMVKARLDQRETSERSTSAALPSVGITMFGVTTPAVSKIAADLRGDFECLVFHATGVGGRSMEKLVESGQLAGVIDLTTTEICDLLMGGVFPATEDRFGAVIRTRVPYVGSVGALDMVNFGAPDTIPERYRGRKFHVHNPQVTLMRTTAEENERIGRWIGERLNQMDGPVRFFLPEGGVSALDARGRPFWNPEADAALFRALERTVRQTGNRQLIRLKQNINDPEFASTIVSAFRTLFGRAGARRRVSR; encoded by the coding sequence ATGAGTGACGTCCGCCGCTCCCCCGCAGCACTCGAGGTCCGCGGTCTCGATGTCTATTACGGCCATTCGCATGCCTTGCAGGGCGTCGACCTCTCTCTCGACACGGGCGTGTTCTCCGTGGTCGGCCGCAACGGCATGGGCAAAACCACGCTGTGCAAGGCGATCATGGGCCTTGTGCCGGTCAGCGGCGGATCGATCCGCGTCCGCGGCGAGGACATCACACGGAGGCCACCGGCCCAGATCGCGCGGCTCGGCGTCGGCTACGTCCCGCAGGGCCGCCGGCTCTGGCGCTCGCTCAGCGTCGACGAGCATCTGCGGCTCGCCGGCGGCATGCGCGCCGGCGCCTGGACGGTCGAGCGCATCTACGACACCTTCCCGCGGCTCGCCGAACGACGGGACCATGGCGGTGGCCAGCTCTCCGGCGGCGAGCAGCAGATGCTCGCGATCTCGCGCGCGCTGCTGACCAATCCGCATCTGCTGATCATGGACGAGCCGACCGAGGGGCTTGCGCCCGTCATCGTCGCCCAGGTCGAGGAAATGTTGATCCAGCTCGGCGAGGACGGCGATATGTCCGTACTCGTGATCGAGCAGAACATCGGTGTCGCCACTGCCATCTCGCGCAATGTCGCGATCATGGTCAACGGCCGCATCAATCGCATCATCGACTCTGTGCGGCTCGCCGCCGACCGCGAGTTGCAGCAGCGCCTGCTCGGTGTCGGGCTTCACGCCGAACTCGAACCGGACATTGATGCGCCCGCCGCTGACAGCGACTCGAAGCCGGCCCCGCAGCCTGCGCGTAGCAGCGGCCCGATCCGCATCTACATTTCCAATCCTGTCACGCCGACACGCTGGTCGCAGCCGGTCCCGATCGGACGTATCGAGGCCGCGGCACGTACGCTCTCGACCCAGGTCGCGCGCCTCGACGAGACGGCGCGGCGCAGGCGCGAGCCGGTGACGACGGAGGCTTCGGGGCCGCCCGTCGTGCTGGTCGTCGGCACGCTCGACACCAAGGGCACGGAACTGCGCTTCATCCGCGATATCATTGCGGAGACCGGCCTCCGCACCCGCCTGGTCGACGTCTCCACCAGCGGCAAGCACGGCACGTGCGATGTCTCGGCCCAGGAGATCGCGCTGAATCACGGCCGCGGTGGCTCTGCCGTGTTCGGCCCGGACCGCGGTGTTGCGGTGACGGCGATGGCGGATGCGTTCGCGAACTGGATCAAGCGCCAGGGCAATATCGCCGGTGTGATCTCGGCGGGCGGCTCGGGCGCGGCATCGCTGGTCGCGCCGGCCATGCGTGCCCTTCCGGTCGGGGTGCCAAAACTGATCATCTCCTCTGTCGCTTCGGGCGACGTGGGCCCCTATGTCGGCCCCGCCGACATCACCATGATGTATTCGGTCACCGACGTGCAGGGTCTCAACTCGATTTCGCGCGCGGTGCTGTCGAACGGCGCCCATGCGATCGCCGGCATGGTCAAGGCGCGACTCGATCAACGCGAGACCAGCGAGCGAAGTACTAGCGCCGCCTTGCCCTCGGTCGGCATCACCATGTTCGGCGTCACCACGCCGGCGGTCTCGAAGATTGCCGCCGATTTGCGCGGCGACTTCGAATGTCTCGTCTTCCATGCCACCGGTGTCGGCGGCCGCTCGATGGAGAAGCTGGTCGAGTCCGGCCAGCTCGCCGGCGTGATCGATCTCACCACGACCGAGATCTGTGACCTCCTGATGGGCGGCGTGTTTCCCGCCACGGAGGATCGCTTCGGCGCTGTTATCCGCACCCGTGTGCCCTATGTCGGCTCGGTCGGCGCGCTCGACATGGTCAATTTCGGCGCACCCGACACCATCCCCGAGCGCTACCGCGGCCGCAAGTTCCACGTGCACAATCCGCAGGTGACGTTGATGCGGACGACGGCGGAGGAGAACGAGCGCATCGGCCGCTGGATCGGCGAACGGCTGAACCAGATGGACGGACCGGTGCGCTTCTTCCTGCCCGAGGGCGGGGTCTCCGCACTTGATGCCCGCGGTCGGCCATTCTGGAATCCGGAGGCCGACGCCGCCCTGTTCCGAGCGCTGGAGCGCACGGTGCGGCAGACGGGCAATCGGCAACTGATCCGCCTCAAGCAAAACATCAACGATCCCGAGTTCGCCTCGACCATCGTGAGCGCATTCCGAACGCTGTTCGGCCGCGCCGGGGCGCGCCGGAGAGTGTCGAGGTGA
- a CDS encoding AraC family transcriptional regulator — protein sequence MSRALAVFHGRFGRATVYQLNRPFNIHAHREGHLIFHVGGRPASIDVSDGRYELTESSVVAVNPWEPHNFLPSDLDGGAVFFVLYVNAEWFAPDVPGADRLRFGRTQFTRTQALDRQIRHAAALVCGAPSLNSLDGELRRLIDVCYDESWQQARIARDPRANGSVTDFRVRKCIKMMSESPGAEIELDTIARESGLSRPHFYRLFRTQTGVTPHLYLNTLMMEQALEALVASEVPIADIGFDLGFSSQSGFTRFFAANVGMAPTDYRRAAKVLRA from the coding sequence ATGAGCCGCGCGCTCGCCGTCTTCCACGGCCGTTTCGGCCGGGCGACGGTCTATCAGTTGAACCGCCCTTTCAATATCCACGCACATCGCGAAGGTCATTTGATCTTCCATGTCGGGGGGCGTCCCGCATCCATCGACGTCAGCGATGGACGTTACGAGCTCACGGAAAGTTCCGTGGTTGCGGTCAATCCATGGGAGCCGCACAATTTCCTGCCCTCCGATCTCGACGGCGGTGCTGTCTTCTTCGTGCTCTATGTCAATGCGGAGTGGTTTGCGCCCGATGTGCCCGGCGCCGACCGGCTGCGCTTCGGTCGGACGCAATTCACCCGGACGCAGGCGCTTGACAGGCAAATCAGGCATGCTGCCGCCCTCGTGTGCGGTGCCCCCTCGCTCAACAGCCTCGACGGCGAGCTGAGACGTCTGATCGACGTCTGTTACGACGAAAGCTGGCAACAGGCCAGGATCGCGCGCGATCCGCGTGCCAACGGTTCGGTCACCGATTTTCGCGTGCGCAAATGCATCAAGATGATGTCGGAGAGCCCCGGCGCCGAGATCGAGCTCGACACCATCGCGCGCGAATCCGGACTGTCGCGACCGCACTTCTATCGGCTGTTCCGCACCCAGACCGGGGTCACGCCCCACCTCTATCTCAACACGCTGATGATGGAGCAGGCGCTGGAGGCGCTGGTGGCGAGCGAGGTGCCGATCGCCGACATCGGCTTCGATCTCGGTTTCTCCTCGCAGAGCGGTTTCACCCGCTTCTTCGCCGCCAATGTCGGCATGGCGCCGACGGATTATCGCCGCGCGGCCAAGGTTTTGCGCGCCTAA
- a CDS encoding phosphoenolpyruvate hydrolase family protein, which yields MARFERAALLKRFREMARRGEPIVGGGAGTGLSAKCEEAGGVDLIVIYNSGRYRMAGRGSLAGLMPYGDANAIVLEMAGEVLPVVSKTPVLAGVNGTDPFRDMDVFLDQLKTLGFAGVQNFPTVGLIDGVFRANLEETGMSYALEIDMIAKAREKDLLTTPYVFSEKEAAAMAIAGADIIVCHLGLTTGGTIGAQTAPKLKDCPARIDTWASAALSVNPDILVLAHGGPIADPQDADFIMKNTRYCHGFYGASSMERLPVERALTEQVRKFKAIGAP from the coding sequence ATGGCCCGTTTTGAACGCGCAGCCCTGTTGAAACGGTTTCGCGAGATGGCAAGACGCGGCGAGCCGATTGTCGGCGGCGGCGCCGGCACCGGCTTGTCGGCCAAGTGCGAGGAAGCCGGCGGCGTCGATCTCATCGTCATCTACAATTCCGGTCGTTACCGCATGGCCGGGCGCGGCTCGCTCGCGGGATTGATGCCCTACGGCGACGCCAACGCCATCGTGCTGGAGATGGCCGGCGAGGTGCTCCCCGTCGTCAGCAAGACGCCGGTGCTCGCCGGCGTCAACGGCACCGATCCGTTCCGCGACATGGACGTATTCCTCGACCAGCTCAAGACGCTCGGCTTTGCCGGCGTGCAGAACTTTCCGACCGTTGGGCTGATCGACGGCGTGTTCCGCGCGAACCTTGAAGAAACCGGCATGTCCTATGCGCTGGAGATCGACATGATCGCCAAGGCGCGCGAGAAGGACCTGCTGACGACGCCCTACGTCTTCAGCGAGAAGGAAGCCGCCGCGATGGCGATCGCCGGCGCCGACATCATCGTCTGTCATCTCGGACTCACCACCGGCGGCACCATCGGCGCGCAGACCGCGCCTAAGCTGAAGGACTGTCCGGCGCGCATCGACACCTGGGCCTCGGCCGCGCTCAGCGTCAATCCGGACATCCTGGTGCTTGCCCATGGCGGCCCGATCGCGGATCCCCAGGATGCCGACTTCATCATGAAGAACACCCGCTACTGCCACGGCTTCTACGGCGCTTCCTCGATGGAGCGACTGCCGGTGGAACGGGCTCTGACGGAGCAGGTCCGCAAATTCAAGGCGATCGGCGCGCCATAA